From one Spirochaetota bacterium genomic stretch:
- a CDS encoding DUF3108 domain-containing protein, protein MKPFLEALLSVLARVKRLLSIAAGSAAFYIILSFILHIIAFQAANRAVFGPADTGLDLVRDNNIIVNLLRGGKRTAPAATTASNEHAARMEEKFAVTVVKEIIEDTPVETNTAASNAMTNLASLSSNTLAMGDTNGALSNTNMMPFELGETIIYDVEVSIAEMPAVTGTVGTVTIELQDYAALNGRRVYVARAETHSLDLISDLYQLHDIFITWFDASDMRTYRIEKRVHEGQHIDSVTNLYFSDQGYGIFYHKYAPAGNRYVINDANTFDIISLLYLLRVVDKTKPLDVNWADDFGNQRKLNITYEEKGVIDVAMKGRFRRVDTIAARDTKTGITIYLAKDYGFFPVKAVIPAFKVSGYSFTLNATLKKYIPGKRGNVF, encoded by the coding sequence ATGAAGCCCTTCCTCGAAGCACTTCTATCCGTTCTTGCGCGGGTAAAGCGGCTTCTTTCCATCGCCGCCGGTTCTGCGGCATTCTACATCATACTTTCGTTCATCCTTCATATTATTGCTTTCCAGGCGGCTAATCGTGCCGTATTCGGTCCCGCGGATACCGGGCTCGATCTGGTGCGCGACAATAATATCATTGTAAATCTTCTCCGCGGGGGTAAACGCACTGCGCCGGCGGCGACGACGGCGAGCAATGAACACGCCGCCCGAATGGAAGAGAAATTTGCCGTCACCGTGGTGAAGGAGATCATCGAAGATACACCCGTCGAGACGAATACCGCTGCAAGCAATGCGATGACCAATCTCGCATCGCTCTCCTCGAACACGCTTGCGATGGGCGATACGAACGGGGCCCTATCGAACACGAACATGATGCCCTTCGAGCTCGGCGAGACCATTATCTACGATGTGGAAGTGTCCATCGCGGAAATGCCCGCCGTCACCGGCACTGTCGGCACGGTAACGATAGAACTGCAGGACTACGCCGCTCTCAACGGCAGACGCGTGTACGTGGCCCGCGCAGAGACGCATTCGCTCGATCTCATATCCGATCTCTATCAGCTGCACGATATCTTCATCACCTGGTTCGACGCCTCCGACATGCGCACCTATCGCATCGAGAAGCGCGTGCATGAAGGGCAGCATATCGATTCGGTGACGAACCTCTATTTTTCCGATCAGGGCTACGGTATATTCTACCATAAATACGCGCCCGCCGGCAATCGATATGTGATAAACGATGCGAACACGTTCGACATCATATCGCTCCTGTATCTCCTTCGCGTCGTCGACAAGACGAAGCCGCTCGATGTGAACTGGGCTGACGATTTCGGGAATCAGCGGAAGCTTAATATCACGTATGAGGAAAAGGGCGTCATCGATGTGGCCATGAAAGGGCGATTCCGCCGTGTCGATACCATCGCAGCACGCGACACGAAGACCGGCATCACCATCTACCTCGCGAAGGATTACGGTTTTTTCCCGGTAAAAGCGGTCATCCCCGCCTTCAAGGTGAGCGGCTATTCGTTCACGCTCAATGCCACGCTCAAGAAATATATACCGGGAAAGAGAGGGAATGTGTTCTGA